In Malus sylvestris chromosome 16, drMalSylv7.2, whole genome shotgun sequence, the following are encoded in one genomic region:
- the LOC126606300 gene encoding MLP-like protein 329, giving the protein MAVSGAGTCKLETMEAEVEIKANADKLYKFISNQHYDFPIAASDKIHDVAVHEGDWETSGSVKLWKYTIDGNVETYKEKVEIDEANKRVSLTGLEGSHVLDNYKSYKIIFQVTPNSEGGSVKITLEYKKLNENDPPPQKYLSFLVNVIKDVDAHLIKE; this is encoded by the exons atggctGTGAGTGGAGCTGGTACTTGCAAGCTGGAGACTATGGAGGCTGAGGTAGAGATCAAAGCCAACGCTGATAAGCTGTACAAATTCATCAGCAACCAGCACTATGACTTCCCCATAGCAGCCTCTGATAAAATACACGATGTTGCAGTACATGAAGGTGACTGGGAAACTTCTGGCTCTGTCAAACTCTGGAAATACACCATAG ATGGAAATGTCGAGACTTACAAGGAAAAGGTGGAAATAGATGAAGCAAACAAGCGGGTGAGTCTTACAGGTTTGGAAGGATCACATGTGCTGGACAATTACAAAAGCTACAAGATCATTTTCCAGGTCACTCCAAATAGTGAAGGAGGTTCTGTGAAAATTACTTTAGAATATAAAAAACTCAACGAGAACGATCCGCCTCCACAGAAGTACCTCAGCTTTCTGGTCAATGTCATTAAAGATGTTGATGCACATCTTATCAAGGAATAA